TAAGGCAGACCCAAAAATCCTGACCACGCGGGCCGCTACGAAATGTGCGAAAAATTCTGGACACTACCGTTTTGGGCGCGCCGCCGGCCGCCCCGCGCCTGCGGCCACGCCACAGCAGATCCGCGAGGCTGCCGCGCGCCTTGCCGCGGCGGCCGTTGCCGCGCCGGCGGCCGTCTTGCAAAGCGTGGGTTCGGCCCCCGATGGCCTGGCCGCCGTGCAGATCCCCGCCCGGCGGCAACACTACGGGGCCAATGTTCTGGCCGTGAAAAACCGGGACGGCCTGGGGCGGCGGCTGTGCCGCTCCTTCATCAATCCTTTCAGCGCGGTGCTGCTGGTGCTGGCCTGCGTTTCCTTCATTACGGACTACCTGCTGGCCGCCGCCGGGGAGAAAGACCTTACCGCCGTGCTCATCGTGGCGGGCATGGTGCTGGCGAGCGGCACGCTGCACTTTGTGCAGGAGGCGCGCTCCGGCAACGCCCTGGCCCGGCTGGAGGGCATGGTCAAAACCACCATCGCCGTGCTGCGCGAGGGCCGGGAACGGGAGCTGCCCATTGCCGCCCTGGTGGTGGGCGATGTGGTGCGCCTGGCCGCGGGGGACATGATCCCTGCGGACATGCGCGTCGTCAAAGCCAAGGATCTGTTTGTGAGCCAGGCCTCCCTGACCGGCGAAAGCGGCCCGGTGGAGAAATTTGCCCAGGCCCTGCCGGCAGATCCGGCGCGCCAGAGCCCTCTGGATTGCGACAATCTGGTTTTTCTGGGCAGCAACGTGCTGAGCGGCGCGGCCCACGGGGTGGTGCTGGCCGTGGGCGGGGCGACTCTGTTCGGTTCGCTGGCCCGGCAGCTTTCGGTCACGGCAGCGCCCACCAGCTTCGACACGGGGCTTACCTCCGTTTCCTGGCTGTTGCTGCGGCTTATGGCCTGCATGGCGCCGGTGGTTTTTCTCCTCAACGGCCTGACCAAGGGCGATTGGGTGGAGGCCGCCGTCTTCGCCCTTTCCGTGGCCGTGGGCCTGACGCCGGAGATGCTGCCCACGGTGGTTTCGGCCAACCTGGTGCGCGGGGCCGTGTTTATGGCCCGCAAAAAGGTCATTGTCCGCCGTCTCAACGCCATCCAGAACCTGGGGGCCATGGACGTGCTCTGCACGGACAAGACCGGCACCCTGACTCAGGACAGGATCATTCTGGAATATTCCCGGGATATTCACGGTAACGACGACGATAACGTGCTGCGCTGCGCCTTCCTCAACAGCTGGCTGCAGACGGGCCTCAAAAACCTGCTGGACGCGGCCGTGGTGAGCCACGCCGAAGAAAAACGCATGCAGGACCTGCGCCAGGGCTGCCGCCTGGTGGACGAAATGCCCTTTGATTTCAGCCGTCGGCGCATGAGCGTGGTGGTGGAGAACCAGGGCGGCAACCGCCAGATCATCACCAAGGGCGCGCTGGAAGAGATGCTGGGGGTCTGCGCCTGGGCGCGGGACAAAGGCGCAGACGTGCCCCTGACCCCGGAACTGCGGCGGGAGATCGCGGCCCATGTGCGCCGCTGCAATGCCGACGGCCTGCGGGTGGTGGCCGTGGCCGTGCGCGCTGTGGAGGCTGCGCCCCGCGCCTATACGGTGGCGGACGAGCGGGAGATGACCTTGCTGGGCTTTCTGGCTTTTTTGGATCCGCCCAAGGAATCGGCCGCCAGAGCCGTGAGCGCGCTGGAGGCGCACGGCGTGCGCGTCAAGGTGCTGACCGGCGATAACGACGCCGTAACCCGCAGCGTCTGCCGCCAGGTGGGCCTGCCCGACCGCCGGGCGCTGCTGGGCGCGGATCTGGAAGGCATGGACGCCGCGGCGCTGAGCCGGGCGGTGGAAGAGGCGGACATTTTCGCCAAGCTGAACCCGCTGCAAAAGGCCCGCATTGTCGCCTGCCTGCGCGGCAACGGCCATGTGGTGGGCTTCATGGGCGACGGCATCAACGACGCCCCGGCCATGAAAAATGCGGACGTGGCCGTTTCTGTGGATACGGCCGTGGACGTGGCGCGGGAATCGGCGGGCGTCATTCTGCTGGAAAAAGACCTCACCGTGCTGGAAGCCGGGGTGATGGAAGGCCGCCGCACCTACGTCAATATCCTAAAGTATATCAAAATCACCGTGAGCTCCAATTTCGGCAACATGCTCTCTGTGCTTACGGCCAGCCTTCTGCTGCCTTTTTTGCCCATGACGCCCCTGCAGATCCTGGTGCTCAACCTGCTCTACGATCTTTCCTGCACGGCCATGCCCTGGGACAACGTGGATGCGGATATGCTGGCGCGCCCCAGCGTCTGGAACCGTGGGGGCATCCAGAGCTTCATGCTCTGGTTCGGGCCTGTCAGCTCGTTGTTCGACCTTTGCACCTTTGCCCTGTTGTTCTGGGTCATCTGCCCGGCGGCCATCGGGGGCGGCTGGGCCGGGCTGGACCCTGGCGGGCGCGCGGCCTTTGCCGCCCTGTTCCAGGCGGGCTGGTTTGTGGAATCCATCTGGACCCAGAGTCTGGTGCTGCACATGCTGCGCACGCCGCGGGCCCCCCTGCTGCAAAGCCGCGCCGCCTGGCAGGTGAGCCTGCTGACCTTTCTGGGCGTGGCCGTGGGCACGGCCATCCCCTTTGCCTCCCTGGGGCGCTGGCTGGAAATGAGCCCGCCGCCCGCCGCCTTTTTCCCCTGGTTGCTGGCCGTGCTGGTCGGTTACCTCGGCCTGGTCAGCGTGGTGAAGCTGCGCTATGTGCGGCGTCAGGCCTGGCTGTGAGGTCTTGCAGCCGTATTTTACAAAAATATAACCTTGCAGCTGGAGGCAACACTATGGTTTTTCGTCTGCGTCAGACCCTTTCCCTGCTTTTGTCGTTGGCCGCTCTGGCTTTACTGCCCTCGGCCCCGGTGCGGGCCGCCGACGGGGCCGCGCCGCGCCTGGAGCTGCCCGCGCCGGATAAAAGCGGCGGCCTGCCGCTCATGCAGGCCCTGGCCCAGCGCCGTTCCACCAAGCGCGGCTTCAGCGGCGCGCCCTTGCCGCCGCAGCAGTTGAGCGACTTGCTCTGGGCCACCTGGGGCGTTAACCGGGCGGACGGCCGCCGCACCGCGCCTTCGGCCATGAACCGGCAGGAGGTGGAGGTTTTTGTGGCCCTGCCGGACGGCGTGTGGCGTTACGATCCCGCCCACATTCTGGTCCGGGTGCTGGAGGGCGACAAGCGCGGGGCCATGGGCGGCGGCTCCCTGACCTTGCTTTACGCGGCCCCGGCCGCCAGCCAGTGGTCGGGCATGCATGTGGGTTCGCTCTATCAGAATGCCGGGCTTTACTGCGCTTCCGTCGGGCTGGGCAGCTATGTGCACGCCTCAGGCCTGCACGCCCTGGACGGGCAGCTGCCCCTGCCCGAAGGCTGGCGCGTGCTGATCGTCCAGACGGTGGGCGTGACGCAGTAGCGGCCTTGCCGCATATTGCGCTTGGACTGTAGTGCCGCGCCGGAGATGGCGGCCTGCAGGCGACGGCAACGCCCATGGACGGAGCCGGCTTCAGGCCAGCGCCTTGCCGCGGGCGGCACAGCGGCGGCAGGCGCGGTAAAGCGAGCGCCCCGCGCGGCCTGGCGCAAAAAAGCCCTTGCGCGGGGAACGCAAGGGCTGGGGACGGGGCCGAACCGCGCTGGCAGGCGGCCCAACCCGGAGGCGGGGCGGCGGGGCGCGGGTCGGCGTGCGCTCCGCCGCACCAGTAGGGCAGATTACCTTTGAAAATAGGCGTTCTGCAAAGTTTACGGCACGCTCGTTTCGGCGCTTGCCAGCGCAAATAAATTGCGCTTGCGCCGCCACGGCGGGCGTCTGCTCACGCAGCCGCCAGGGCATTTCAATTTTGAAACGCCCTGGCGGCCTCTGCGCTCAGAACCTACGGATAGAGGCCCGTGGGCATTTCCGCCATATTGATCATGATGTTCTTCTGCTGGGTGTAGTGCTCCAGGATGACCTTATGGGTCTCCCGGCCGAGGCCCGATTCCTTATACCCGCCGAAGGGCGCGCCCGCCGGGATGCTGTTGTAGGTGTTCACCCACATGCGGCCCGTTTCAATGGCGCGCGAGACGCGCAGGGCGCGGTTGATGTCGCGGGTCCAGACAGCGCCGCCCAGGCCGTAGATGCTGTCGTTGGCCATGGCGATCACTTCTTCTTCGCTCTTGAATTTGATGACCACGGCCACGGGGCCGAAGATTTCGTCCTGGGCCACGCGCATCTTGTTGTTCACGTTGCCGAGCAGGGTAGGCCGCATGAAGCAGCCCTTGGCCAGGGGGCCGTCGGTAAGGCGTTCGCCGCCGCACAGCACCGCGGCACCTTCGGCCTTGCCCTGTTCCACGCACATGAGGATGGCCTTGAGGTGGGATTCGTAGATCTGCGCGCCCATCTGCGTGTCGGGCTCCCAGGGCAGGCCCACCTTCACGCGGTTAAAGCGCTCCACGGCTTCGGCCACGAATTTGTCGTAAATGTCCTCATGCACAAAGACGCGCGAACCAGCGCAGCAGACCTGCCCCTGGTTGAAGAGGATGCCCAGCTGCAGGCCGTCCATGGCCATATCCCACTGGCAGTCGGGGAAGAAAATGTTGGCGGATTTGCCGCCCAGTTCCAGCGTGGAGGGGATGATGCGCTTGGCCGCGGCCAGGCCCACGTTGCGCCCCACGTCGGTGGAGCCGGTGAAGGCCAGCTTGCGGAAGCCGGGGTGCTCCAGCATGTACTGGCCGGAGCGCGAACCGCGCCCGGTCACCACGTTGAACACGCCCTTGGGCAGGGTGTCGCCCAGCAGACGGGCCAGCTCCAGCACGGAAAGGGACGTGTGGTTGGAAGGCTTGAACACCGTGCAGCAGCCCGATGCCAGCACCGGGGCCAGCTTCCAGGCGGCCATGAGGAAGGGGAAGTTCCACGGCACAATTTGGCCTACCACGCCGATGGGCTCGCGCAGCACCAGGGAAAGGGTGTTGCCGTCCAGCAGGGTGGCGCTGCCTTCCTCGGTGCGCACGGCCCCGGCGAAGTAGCGGAAGTGATCCGCCGCCATGGGGATGTCCACATTGAGGGTTTCGCGGATGGGCTTGCCGTTGTCCAGGGTTTCCACCATGGCCAGGTGTTCTTTATTGGCGTCAATGATGTCGGCAATGCGCAGGAGCAGGTTGGCGCGCTCAATGGGGTCAACCTTCTTCCAGGTCTGCCAGGCGGCGGTGGCGGCTTTGACGGCGCTGTCCACGTCTTCCTTGGTGGCTTCGGCGCAGGCGGCCAGGCGCTCGCCGCTGGCTGGGCAGAAGGTCTCAAAAAGGCCGCCGTCCGAGGCGGGACGCCACTCGCCGTTAATGTAGAGGCCGTACTGATCCTGCAGTTTAGGTTTTTGCATTTTTTACTCCTCTGTTGCATTGATATGTATGAGGTATGCAACGGCACAGGCTTACTGCTTGTACCGCGTATAAGCAAGTGGAAGATAGCTTTATAACTGCTATGTTCTAAAAATGAACACAATTGTGAAATGTTTTACCTGCAATAATCACTCTCTTTAAAAAAATAGTGACACTACTACTTTCCATGCCTGCTGTACTAAACGCAAGAATGGCAAAAAGTGCAAGCGCATCACGCTCTGTATGCACATCAGGACGTAGTATTAAAAAAAGATATGCTATTCTGGGGGGATGGGCTTTTTCATGTGGGGATGTTGTCATACCACTGCCGCGCGCCCCGGAAAGCGCGGGCAAAAATTGGGTTCGGATAAAACATATCAATATGATATGTTATAAGCGGCTGGCGGTCAACCGCGCCGCGGCGAGAGAGGTTTTTGCCCGTACAGCGGGTTGTGTGCTTCAGGAGTTATGCGCGTCAGGCGCGGCAAATGGATTTCGTGGCATGTGGGCGGACCAGAACCATCGGCAGGGGTTTTGCCCCGCAGGCCTTTATGCGCGCGGCGCCATGCCTCGCGGCGCAGCGGGCGGTACAGGGTGCCATGGCCGTGGGGCGGACCCACAGATGTGGGGAACATTGCCAAGTGATAAGGCAGGGCGCCATGGCCGTGGGGCGGACAGCGGGAATGCGGGCCGCAGGCGGTTGCAGGCGCAAAAAAAGCGCCGGGCCAAGGCCCGACGCCATGTGTGCTTCGTTGTGCGCCGGGGCTATTCGCCGCCCCGGCTCTTCTGGTGTTCGGCCATGACCTTTTCCGCCACGGGTTGGGGGGCCTCCTCATAGTGGTCGAATTCCATGGTGAAGAAGCCCTGGCCGCCGGTCATGGAGCGCAGGTCCGGCGCATAGCGCAGCACTTCGCTCATGGGCACATGGGCCTTGATTTCCGTGGTGCCGCCCTGGGAATCCGAGCCCAGCACCTTGCCCCGGCGGGAGGAAAGATCGCCGATAACGTCGCCCATGCTTTCATCCGGCACGGAAACGGTAAGCAGCACAATGGGCTCCAGCAGCACGGGTTTGAGGCTTTCCATGGCTTTTTTGAAGGCCAGGGAGCCCGCCACCTTGAAGGCCATTTCGGAGGAATCCACCGTGTGGTAGCTGCCGTCGTAAACTTTGACGCGGAAGTCCACCACCTGGCAGCCGGCCAGAAAGCCGCGGGCCGCCGCCTCCTGAACGCCCTTGTCGATGGCCGGGATATACTGGCGGGGGATGACGCCGCCCACGATGGCGTCTTCAAAAATATAGCCCGAACCGCGCGGCAGGCCTTCCATCTCTATCCAGCAGTCGCCGAACTGGCCCCGGCCGCCGGATTGCTTTTTGTGGCGGCCCTGCACCTGGCATTTGCCGCGCACGGTTTCGCGGTAGGGCACCTTGGGCGTTTTGAGCACAATGTCCACCTTAAAGCGGCGTTTGGCCTTTTCCACCGAGAGCTCAATGTGCAGCTGGCCCATGCCGGAGATCAGAATGTCGCCGTTTTCCTCGTCGCGGCCCAGGCGCAGGGTGATGTCTTCGTCCAGCAGGCGCTGCATGGCGGCGTAGACCTTGTCTTCCTCGCCTTTCTCTTTGGGGGCCAGGGCGTAGGTAATGAGCTGCGGGGGCAGTGCGGGCATGGGCAGGGTAAAGGGGGCCTTTTCATCGCAGAGGGTATCGCCGGTGCGGGTGTTTTTGAGCTTGGCCACGGCCACCAGCGCGCCGGGCCCCACGGGCTCCTTGCAGGGGGTCTGGGTTTTGCCCAGCAGGTAGAGCAGGCCGCCCAGGCGTTCGCCCTCGCCGCTGCGGACATTTTTGAGGTTCATGTCGCCGCTGAGCGTGCCGGAGAGCACGCGCAGCAGGGAAAGCTGCCCGGCAAAAGGATCCGCCAGGGTTTTGAAGACAAAGCAGGCCGCCGGAGCTTCGGGATCCGGGGCGCGCTCCGCGCCGTCCGCGCCCACAAAGGCGGGGCGGTCCAGGGGGGAGGGCAGCAGGGCCTCAATGGCCGCCAACAGGGCCTTGCCGCCTTTGTTTTCCAGAGCGGCGCAGGCCAGCACCGGGGTCAGCTCGCCTTTGAGCACGCCCGCGCGCAGGCCGGTACGCAGATCTTCCGGGCTGAGGCTGCCTTCCTCCAGGTATTTTTCCATGAGTTCTTCGTCGCTTTCGGCAATGTTCTCAATGGCCACATCGCGCAGCAGGGTCACGTCGTCGGCCAGGGCGGCGGGGATGTCCGCTTCGGCCGTGGCACCGTCGGGGCCAAACATGTGCGCCCGGCCCGCGAGCACGTCGGCCATGCCCACCAGGGTTTCGCCCTGGCGGATGGGCAGCTGCAGGACCACGGGCTTGACGCCCAGGGCGGTCAGACCGTCAAAGGCCATCTGAAAGTCGGCCCGGTCGCGGTCCATCTTGTTGATGACCATCAGGGCGGGCAGCCCGGCGGCGCGCGTCATGCTCCAGAATTTTTTGGTCAGGGGGCGCACGCCGTCCACGGCGTCCAGCACGAAGACCACGGCGTCCACGCCCATAAGCAGGCATTCCATATCGCCCGTAAAATTGCCGTCACCGGGAATATCCAGCAGGAAATGGCGGTTTTTGTTCCAGAGGTAGGTGGCGCAGGTTGGCTGCACCGAACCGCGGCGGCGCACTTCTTCGGGTTCGTAGTCCAGGCAGGTGGTGCCTTCTTCAATGGCGCCCATGCGGCTTACGGCCCCGGCGTTGAAGAGCAGCATTTCCGCCAGGGACGTTTTGCCGCAGCCGCCGGTGCCGACGAGTGCGAAGGTGCGTTGCATTTCCAGTGGAGTAGGCATGGTGTTCTCCCTTGCTAAGCGATGTGGCGGGCGCGTCGGGCGCTGGCCGGATGTACGGAAACAAAGGGCGAGGCGTATCCTCCTGAAAAAACGGCTCAAACTTATGGATCAGCGGGGTCGTGCCCGGCCGGGCAAAGGCCGGGGCGCGCGGCCGAGGCCGTGGCGGGGGATCTCGCCCCGTCTGGCCCATTGTCTTGTACCCTACAGGGTTGCCGCCAGAAAGGGAAGGGGGCCCGCCCTGAGGCGGTGCGGGCGGCCGCCCTGTTCAGCCCTTGGCGCGGCGGGAAAAGCGCGGCACGGACATGTGGCAGACCCCCCGCCCCGTGCGCCGGGCAAAGTGCTGGTGGTAGGGCTCCGCCGGGTAAAAGGGCCCGGCGGGCAGCACCTGGGTGGTCACGGCGTAGCCCAGGCCGCGCAGCTCGTCCAGCAGGCGCAGGGCCACGGCCTTCTGGTCCGCATCCAGCCAGAACACAGCGGAGCGGTACTGCTCCCCCACGTCCGGGCCCTGGCGGTTGCGCTGGGTGGGGTCGTGGATTTCAAAAAAGCGGCGCAGGATCTGCTCATAGCTGATTGCGGCCGGGTTGAAAGTCAGGCGCACGGCTTCGGCATGGCCCGTTTCCCCTGAGCAGACCTCTTCATAGCTGGGCTCGGCTGTGTGCCCGCCCGTGTAGCCGGACTGCGCCGTGCAGACCCCAGGCAGGCGGCCCAGGGCGTCTTCCACGCCCCAGAAGCAGCCCCCGGCCACCACGGCCACGCCCGTGCAGGCAGGATCCGCGTTTTGCAGGCCTGCCTCGGCTGCCCCGTGCGGGGCGGCGGCCACAGCGGGCGCTTCTTCGCCGGCGGGCACAAAGTGCAGGGAGAGGGAGTTGACGCAGTGCCGGGTGTTTTTGGGGGTAAAGCCCTCGCCCGCAAACACATGGCCCAGGTGGCCGCCGCAGCGGGCGCAGACGATTTCCGCGCGGTGGCCGTCCGCATCGGGCTGGCGGCGCACGGCCCCGGGCAGGGTGTCGTCAAAGCTGGGCCAGCCGCTGCCGGAGTCGAATTTGTCTTCAGCGCGGAACAGGGGCGTGCCGCACTGGCGGCAGCAGTAGCGGCCCGGCGCGGCCGTGTGGACATAAGCCCCGCTGAAGGGCGGTTCTGTAGCCTTGTGCAGCAATACGGCGGTTTCTTCCGGGGAGAGGGGGGGCAGGGTCTTCATGGGGCAGTCTCCTCATAGCCGTGGGGGTGGCTTTTGTGCCAGGCCCAGGCCGCGGCGATGACGCTTTCCACCTCGGCGCGGGCGGTCCAGCCCAGGATCCGGCGGGCGCGTTCCGGCGCGGCCACCAGGCGGGCGGGGTCGCCGGGCCGCCGGGGGCCGATCTTCACGGGGATGTCCCGGCCGGTGACGCGGCGGGCCGCGTCGATCATTTCCCGCACGGAAAAGCCCCGTCCGTTGCCCAGGTTGCAGACCACGCTTTCCCCGCCGGCGCGCAGGTAGCGCAGGGCGCGGCAGTGGGCGTCGGCCAGCTCCAGCACGTCCAGGTAGTCGCGGATGCAGGTGCCGTCAGGGGTGGGGTAGTCGTCGCCGTAGACGGTGACATGGGGCCGCAGGCCCAGGGGCACCTGCAGGATGATGGGCACCAGGTGGCTTTCGGGCCGGTGGTCTTCGCCCAGACTGCCGTCGGGCCAGGCCCCGGCCACGTTAAAGTAGCGCAGGGTTACGGCGCGGATGCCGTGGGCCAGCCCCACCCAGTGGGTCATGCTCTCCATAATGCGCTTGCTTTCCCCATAGGGATTGGTGGGCGCAAGGGGCGCGTCCTCCGGGATGGGCACGGCGGCGGGCTCGCCGTACACGGCGGCGGAGGACGAAAACACGAGCTTGTCCGCCCCGTGGCGCAGCATGGCCTCCAGCAGCACCTGCATGCCGTGGATATTGTTGTTGAAGTAGGGCAGGGGGCGCTCCACGCTTTCCCCCACCAAAGACCAGGCCGCAAAATGCAGCACGGCTTCTACCTTGTGGCGTTGAAAAATGGTGTCCAGTTGGGCGGGATCACGCATGTCGCCCACATACAGGGGCACGCCTGCGGGCACCGCCGCCCGGTGCCCGGTGCGCAGGTTGTCCAGCACCACGGGGTCTTCGCCGTGCGCCAGCAAAAGCCGCACGTTGTGAGAGCCGATGTAGCCCGCGCCGCCGCATACCAGTATGGCCATACCTTTTCCTTTTCTTGCCTGACATTGCCCCGGCCGGTGCGGGGCCTGGGAACATTTTGCCCCGGCGCGCCGCCTTTGACAAGAGCGCGCTGCAGGCGGGCAGGGCAAAATAGGAACAGTTCCGAAATTTCTGCTTGACACGCCGTCGGGCAAACCTTATTAAAAAGCTATGTTGAAGCGGAAAACCTCCATATGCGTCATCCTGCTCATGGCCCTGCTTGCGCTGGGCCGGGTGCAGCCCGTCTTTGCCGACGGGTGCGGTCAGGCCGCGCCTGCGGCGGTGGGCTGCCTGATGGGCGATGCCGCGCCGCTTGCCGCCTGCTGTGCCGCAGCCATGCATGGGGGGTGGGGCGCGTCAACCGTTGCGGACGGCGCTGGCGCCGCCCACACGGGTCACGCCAACGACGCGCCCGCCCCCGCAGGGCATGCCTGCGCCGCGCAGCTCTGCCTGCAGCTTTCCGCTTCCATCCTGCCGCAAACGCTGACCGTGGCCACGCCGCCTCCGGCGGCGGAGCGCCTCGCGGTTTCCGGCGTCAGCGTCCTTCCTTCCCGTCTTGGCGACAATCTCTTCCGTCCTCCCCGTCTGACCACCTCCAGGGGATAGTGCCCGGCCTGCGGTCTTGCGCCGTCTTCGGACGGCCTGAGCGCCCGCGCCCGGCCGCTGTCCCTCCGGGCCGGTCTTGCGTCGCGCCGTGCGCGCCGCATCCCGGCATGCGATCCATGACCCTGTGCGGCAACCTTCGCCCGCGTCCGTTCCTGCGGCGCAGCGGCCTGGTTGCGTGGATTGAACCAGAGGTGGTGTTTTATGGATACTCCGCGAGTAAACGTCGCGTTGGCGCTTGTGCTGGCGTTCTGGCTTTCCGCCTGCTCGCTTGCGCCGGACTACCAGCGTCCGGCGGCCCCCATGCCGTCCGCGGTGACGGAGGCGGGCTACGGCCCCGACGCCGCGGCCCGGGCTCCGGGGCAGACTGTGGATATAACGGCCCCGGGCTGGCGTGACTTCTTTAAGGACGCGCAGCTGCAGGCGCTGCTGGACGAAGGCCTGCGCCGCAACCGCGACCTGAAGCTGGCCGTGCTGGCCGTGGCCGAAGCCCGCGCCCAGTACGGCGTGCAGCGGGCCGAGCGCCTGCCCCAGCTCAGCCTGGACGGCAGCGATACGGTTTCCGGCTCCTTTTATGACCAACCCAAGGACAAGTTCGCGCCCATGCTGACCATTCCGGCTTTTGAGCTGGATTTCTTCGGCAGGGTGAAAAACCTGAGCGGCGCGGCCCTGGAGCGTTACCTCGCCAGCGAGGAAGCGGCCAGAGCGGCGCAGATCAGCCTGGTGGCGCAGATAGCCCAAAGCTGGGCGGATTTGCGCCTGGCCAAGGAAAGCCTGCAGCTGGCCCGCAAAACCGTGCAGAGCTGGGAGGCCTCCTACGCCTTTATGGGGAACCGGCTGCGTTCCGGCCAGGCCTCCGTGCTGGAGCTGGAGCAGGCCCGCGGCGCGGCGGCTTCGGCCAGGGCGGCTTTGGCCCAGCAGGAGCAGGAAGCCGTGCGGGCCGCCAATGCCCTTTCCCTGCTGCTGGGCAGCTTTGAAAAACGGGATCTGCCCCCGGCCGCGCCCCTGGCGGAACAGGCCACGGCGCCCCTGCCGGAGAGCCTCTCCTCCTCCGTGCTGCTGCGGCGGCCCGACGTGCTGGAAGCCGAACATAATCTCAAGGCCGCCAATGCGGACATTGGCGCGGCGCGGGCGGCCTTCTTTCCCATCATCAGCCTTACGGGCAGCGCGGGCTATGCCAGCGGCGCGCTGGCGAGCCTGTTCGACGGCGCGGCCTCGGTCTGGACCTTTGTGCCGCGTCTGGTCCTGCCCATTTTTACGGCGGGGCGCAACAAGGCCAACCTGGATCTGGCCGAGGTGCGGAAAGAAAGCTCCGTGACGACCTACGAAAAAACCCTGCAGACGGCCTTCCGCGAGGTGGCGGATGCGCTCATGACCCGGCGTTATTATGCCGGGCAGCTGGCCGCGCAGCAGGAATACCTGGCCGCGCAGCGCCGGGTGCTGGCCCTGGCCTCCGGCCGCTACGCCAGCGGGACCATCAGTTACCTGGAGGTGCTGGACGCGCAGCGCACGGTCTATGCCGCCGAGCAGGCCCTGCTGACCATCCGGCGCAACCAGCTGGTTAACGACAGCAACCTTTACGCCGCCCTGGGCGGGGGCCTTGCGGCGCAAACCGCCGCCCCCGCCGCGCGGCCCTGACCAACCATACTGCAACAAATTATAAGGAAAACATCATGAATACCCGTACCTTCGCTTTCGCTTCCGCTCTGGCCCTGACCCTTGCCTTCGGCTTTGCCCCCGCCAACGCCTCTGCGGCGCAGGACATGGAGCACGCGGCCCACACTGCGGCCCCGGCCGCCGACATGGCCCAGGGCGGCCAGATGGAGGGCATGAACCACGCGCCCGACGCGGCCCGCGCCGGGCAGGTCTATACCGCCCAGGGCACACTGATGAGCGTGGACGCGGCCGCGCCCAAGGCCGTCATCAAGCACACGCCTGTGGCGGCCCTGGGCTGGCCGGCCATGACCATGGGCTTTGCCGTGGAGGACGCCGACCTGCTGGCGGGCCTCAAGCCCGGCGACGCCGTGCGCTTTGACTTCCGCATGGAAGGAACCAAGGCCGTCATCGTGGATCTGGAACGCCGCTAACCTGTCGCATCCGGCGCGCGGAGGGCGCTTTGTCCGTCCGCGCGCCGCAGAGGAATACGCCATGACTGCGAAAAATCTGCTGCTGGCCGCCGCACTGCTTGCGGGCGGTCTGGGCCTGGGCTACGCCCTCTGGGGGCAGGCCGGAGCCGGGGGAAAAGCGCCCGCTGTAAGCGCGGCCGCCGCGCCTGCGGGCGAGCGCAAGGTGCTCTACTGGTACGATCCCATGTATCCGGGCACGCACTTTGACAAACCGGGCAAATCGCCCTTTATGGATATGGATCTGGTGCCGCGCTACGCTGACGAAGGCGCGGGCGCGGGCGTGCGCATTGACCCCGTGCAGGTGCAGAACCTGGCCGTGCGCACGGAAAAAGTGCGGCGGGGGCGGCTGACCTTTACGCGGCAGGTGCCCGCCAACATCAGTTACAACCGCTACAGCATGGCCAAGGTGCAGCCCCGCGCCGAGGGCTTTGTGGAAAAAATCCGCGCCTATGCCGTGGGCGACGCCATTGCCCAGGGCGCGCCCCTGGCGGAAATCACCGTGCCCCAGTGGGCGGCGGACCAGAGCGAATACCTGCTGCTCAAGGCGCAGGGGGGCGACCCCGCCGTGGTGCGCGGCGTGCGCGAAAAGATGCGCC
This region of Desulfovibrio legallii genomic DNA includes:
- a CDS encoding efflux transporter outer membrane subunit; protein product: MDTPRVNVALALVLAFWLSACSLAPDYQRPAAPMPSAVTEAGYGPDAAARAPGQTVDITAPGWRDFFKDAQLQALLDEGLRRNRDLKLAVLAVAEARAQYGVQRAERLPQLSLDGSDTVSGSFYDQPKDKFAPMLTIPAFELDFFGRVKNLSGAALERYLASEEAARAAQISLVAQIAQSWADLRLAKESLQLARKTVQSWEASYAFMGNRLRSGQASVLELEQARGAAASARAALAQQEQEAVRAANALSLLLGSFEKRDLPPAAPLAEQATAPLPESLSSSVLLRRPDVLEAEHNLKAANADIGAARAAFFPIISLTGSAGYASGALASLFDGAASVWTFVPRLVLPIFTAGRNKANLDLAEVRKESSVTTYEKTLQTAFREVADALMTRRYYAGQLAAQQEYLAAQRRVLALASGRYASGTISYLEVLDAQRTVYAAEQALLTIRRNQLVNDSNLYAALGGGLAAQTAAPAARP
- a CDS encoding copper-binding protein, with product MNTRTFAFASALALTLAFGFAPANASAAQDMEHAAHTAAPAADMAQGGQMEGMNHAPDAARAGQVYTAQGTLMSVDAAAPKAVIKHTPVAALGWPAMTMGFAVEDADLLAGLKPGDAVRFDFRMEGTKAVIVDLERR
- the galE gene encoding UDP-glucose 4-epimerase GalE, with product MAILVCGGAGYIGSHNVRLLLAHGEDPVVLDNLRTGHRAAVPAGVPLYVGDMRDPAQLDTIFQRHKVEAVLHFAAWSLVGESVERPLPYFNNNIHGMQVLLEAMLRHGADKLVFSSSAAVYGEPAAVPIPEDAPLAPTNPYGESKRIMESMTHWVGLAHGIRAVTLRYFNVAGAWPDGSLGEDHRPESHLVPIILQVPLGLRPHVTVYGDDYPTPDGTCIRDYLDVLELADAHCRALRYLRAGGESVVCNLGNGRGFSVREMIDAARRVTGRDIPVKIGPRRPGDPARLVAAPERARRILGWTARAEVESVIAAAWAWHKSHPHGYEETAP
- a CDS encoding elongation factor G: MPTPLEMQRTFALVGTGGCGKTSLAEMLLFNAGAVSRMGAIEEGTTCLDYEPEEVRRRGSVQPTCATYLWNKNRHFLLDIPGDGNFTGDMECLLMGVDAVVFVLDAVDGVRPLTKKFWSMTRAAGLPALMVINKMDRDRADFQMAFDGLTALGVKPVVLQLPIRQGETLVGMADVLAGRAHMFGPDGATAEADIPAALADDVTLLRDVAIENIAESDEELMEKYLEEGSLSPEDLRTGLRAGVLKGELTPVLACAALENKGGKALLAAIEALLPSPLDRPAFVGADGAERAPDPEAPAACFVFKTLADPFAGQLSLLRVLSGTLSGDMNLKNVRSGEGERLGGLLYLLGKTQTPCKEPVGPGALVAVAKLKNTRTGDTLCDEKAPFTLPMPALPPQLITYALAPKEKGEEDKVYAAMQRLLDEDITLRLGRDEENGDILISGMGQLHIELSVEKAKRRFKVDIVLKTPKVPYRETVRGKCQVQGRHKKQSGGRGQFGDCWIEMEGLPRGSGYIFEDAIVGGVIPRQYIPAIDKGVQEAAARGFLAGCQVVDFRVKVYDGSYHTVDSSEMAFKVAGSLAFKKAMESLKPVLLEPIVLLTVSVPDESMGDVIGDLSSRRGKVLGSDSQGGTTEIKAHVPMSEVLRYAPDLRSMTGGQGFFTMEFDHYEEAPQPVAEKVMAEHQKSRGGE
- a CDS encoding bifunctional methionine sulfoxide reductase B/A protein yields the protein MPPLSPEETAVLLHKATEPPFSGAYVHTAAPGRYCCRQCGTPLFRAEDKFDSGSGWPSFDDTLPGAVRRQPDADGHRAEIVCARCGGHLGHVFAGEGFTPKNTRHCVNSLSLHFVPAGEEAPAVAAAPHGAAEAGLQNADPACTGVAVVAGGCFWGVEDALGRLPGVCTAQSGYTGGHTAEPSYEEVCSGETGHAEAVRLTFNPAAISYEQILRRFFEIHDPTQRNRQGPDVGEQYRSAVFWLDADQKAVALRLLDELRGLGYAVTTQVLPAGPFYPAEPYHQHFARRTGRGVCHMSVPRFSRRAKG